TAAACTTGTTAAATTCAACAAGCTCATATGATCTGGCCATCAATCCCAACCAAAATTCCCAATCAGTGTCGCTTCTGATATGGATTTGCTCTCACAATTGAGGACTGCGCCAGTTTTAGAGAACAAACAATGGCTGGTTTATTCTCATTAGGGGGCGGTAGTGGAGGTGGAAGTGGAAGTAACCAAGACCGACGTAATAACAACCCTCCTCCGACTGAAATTCCACAAGAAAACTGGTTTTGGTACAAAAATGACGACATTCCTCCATACAAGGGTTTTGAGCTATGGCAGCAGCAGGAATTCCTCCATCAACGACACCAAAATCCTCAACAAGATCTTTACTCATCAGCAGCTGGGCTGGGTGTTGGACCGAGTAGAAGCTCAATCAACGTCTCCGATGAGTCATCCTCGCGATCAGCCTTCATGATGATGAGGTCAAGCAGCGGAGGAACAaccggaggaggaggaggagaaggaaCTAGAAGCTGCCAGGATTGCGGTAATCAAGCGAAGAAAGATTGCATCCACATGCGGTGTAGAACATGCTGCAAAAGTAGAGGATTCGATTGCCAAACACATGTGAGAAGCACTTGGGTTCCAGCCTCAAAACGCCGCGAGAGACAGCAGCAATTACAGACCATACAGCAGCAGCAACTACACCTCGGGCGAGAAAACCCCAAACGCCTCCGAGAGAATCCCACTTCTAATTCCTCCCTCGCCTGCACTGATCGCTTAGGTACATACATACATACTTATTGATTTCacatttttgttttcttcagTGACACCAACAACTCAGTCACTCACTCACAGTGTGCAGCAGTGATTGAGTCTTTACTAGAATTTAAAGACACATCGCACAGAGTATCTATTGCGtgtgtctaaatgaaaagaaaagaaaatgaagttccATGATCagcttttcttttttccttttactaATACTGTTTTTTAGTATTCCTGACGATCAAGTGGGATTGACAGGGAAGAAAGAAACTACTTTTTCTTCTTTGCGTGCGAGCGTgttctttttaattatttttggtttcTTCTGTGTACTAACTGCTATATGTGTTTGCTCTTTCtcatacataaaataaaataaaatccctctcATCTTCTTCTCCATATGTTTAGGGTTAGAAGTGGGTAATTTCCCTCCAGAAGTAAGCTCTTCAGCTGTATTTCGCTGTGTAAGAGTGAGTGGTTTTGAAGAAAACGAAGATCAATACGCATATCAAACAGCCGTGACCATCGGTGGCCATATGTTTAAAGGAATTCTATATGATCAAGGACCTGAAAACACATATATCCCACCTGCTGAAACATCCTCCGGCGGTGGAAGCGGCGGAGTTCAGCCGCTTAACTTAATACAAGGTGGAAATAATGTAACATCAATATCTCCTAGTGCTGGAGTGACATCTGGTTCATCTTCTGCAGCAGCATTTATGGATCCTTCATCTTTATACCCAACACCACTCAATACTTTCATGGCTGGTACGCAATTCTTTCAAAACCCAAGATCATGATcagaaagagaagaaaataaaaaaccaccacaattttcttttcttttctttctttatttattttctcaatGTTTATTATTGTCAAGCTGATAATGCAGTACATTTAATTAACACGTTCATTGAAGTAGACGTACTTGTtaaggaaaagaaagaaaattaaagaaatgaaaaagaaagaacGGAGAGGGAGAGGGAATTGGTTTGGAACATGTTGTTCTTGGATCGAAAAATTTCAACGGCTAGTTTTGaagttatttcattttcatgaaattctagaattatATCCTCCTTGAAATCTATAATGGTACGAGCATGTAGCGTATAGTGTAGTATATAGTAGTAGCATGTGTGTGTGGTGTTTATTAATTGCTGTTGCttctttttaatattattactATTAAATATTTTCTGGTTTCTGGGTTTGAATTTTGCATTTGCATTTGCACTATTAATTACTATATTATATAGAGGTGGAACTGGAAgtttgcctttttattttttcctgGTTACCAGAAAGTTTGTCTGTTTGAACTTGTTTCTTCTGCTTGACATTCATATATTCATAGACATTCAAATTTTCTTGAGCACATgtgatattatttttaaaggTTTTGTTATTTTTTCCCCCAATATTTGCTCCCTCGAGGTCTTTAATTAGAATAGACATGCATAAATAATGGATGTGACTTTGATGATAAAATTGGAAATATTACTTACCAACTACTCTTGTTAAATGCACCTgcactttctttctctctttctctttctatatctatatctacATGTTCTGTAGAGATCTTAATTTGCTTAGGTTTTATTTGTATATTCAGATAAAATAAGACTgaaagattttttattttttaatatcaagAAAGAACCAAGACGTGTTGTTATCTTCTTTCTATTACTGTTGCTTAACAGTTTGTTTTCTTGAAAATTATGTTATTGTATTTGTGGACATCAATCAAACAGTTTGTTTTCAGTTGCTGACACCtaatgagaatgagaatgagaTCCATTCTGTATTTTTGCCAATAAATGTTGTTTTCTTTGTCAATCTATAGCTTTTAATTACTTTTCATTTCACAAGATTAAAATGAAGAAAGAAATAGATTATTTTAGTATTTATTACTTTTGTTTAATTCCAAAGAAAAAAAGGAATAAAGCTATGGATAATAATTTATGTTAACTTAATGTATGGAAAACTTTTTTAAGCAAAGGAGTTCACTGGCTAAGGTACGGTATAGCTATTATGGACTTAAATGAAGTCTATTCTGATCAGTTAGTTTAAATGCTTGTCTGATATGACTAATACTAATAGGAGTTGATCTTAACAAAGTGGAATGGTTTTTAGGGAATTATGAAAAACAGTTTTTGTTTTTCCTAATTAATAAAGTGAAGTGAAGTATTATATCCTCTAGATATTAACTAGTAATAATTAGGGATTACATGCTagttttttgtttcattttgtCTTTTTTGAGTCAGGAAAAGTAATTCTTGATTTGTAAAGTTGAGGTGTCTTGCAGTGTTTAATCTGTTTATCAATAACATGGGGGAAGATTCTATTCTTAAtaagtttttaaggaaaatgGATCAATTTAATTGTCTTGTCCaagaatgaaaaagaaaaaacctaATGTTTTAGTTTTATGACAATTTTTGTTTCCTTAAGTTTATGACAGCTCATGAGATGGTTTTGATGTGGTGATGGATGACATGTAATAGAAAATATCTTACAGTTAACAAAGTCAATATCAGGTCCTTAATTGACTTGAATCTAGGAGTACAAGTAGTAAATTGAGCTGCAAAAAAAGTCTGGTCTGAACTGACAAAATTTTGAAAGTATGGTTTGTATATTGACCTTTTTGCCTATATTCTAACCACACTCAATATGTTTGAGTTGTCAAATTACAGAAAATAAGGCAaagtttctttttatttttagaagtGAAAACTAGAGGGAATTGTGGACTAGCTAAAATTAGATTGAGCTTACTTACAAaccaaactaaattataaaacaacaaattttgttattttttttaatgcttTTTCCCTTATTATTTGGGGATTGTTTTGTATTATAAAGACACAATTATTTGGTGTTTGTAAGCTTgctcataaaaatatatattattgattgCACTACACATAGAAATGCATGCTCCTTTTCCTGATGATATGATAATTAGTTATCCATTCCAAAGTATTAATGTAGAATCTAGTGAACATATGACCCCATGGATATGCTATATGATTGATGAGAGGGAAAATTAAGATGGGAATAAGGGATTAATGTCCTAATATATGATGGTGAAAGTGAAGCATGCATGtgaatatatatacaaatgTTGCTAGAGAAACTAGATATATTTGAAGAAAATAAGGGTCCACAAATGTAGGAGAATATATGCATAATCATTGCATTTTGATTTTATCAGTTTGTTCCTTAGTGTATAATCCTTGTTTGAATGTTGTTAAAGGTCTGAGATTTAGAACTATAAGTGAGTGGAGTGAAGTATTGCAAGTCATTTATTTTTCTATAGAAGGTTTTTGGTTGTTTAAAAGATGAacattattttgttaaagtggTTTTTATTATATACTATTTTGGTGCATCAATTCTTGTATGATTCATAATAAAGTAGGAAGTGAAATCTGAAAATAGTAAGTGTAagcagtatatatatatatatatatttggtgGGTAGAAATACAGTGTTTCCTTCCCAATGCTTGAATACAAGTATGGGTGAGATATGGTGTTGATTATTATGAGATATGCCCTTTGTTCAGGAACTTCCACTTTTCCcggattttcatgtttttccttgAGCAACAAAAAAACACTTTTTCTTTTGAATGGAACACTGACCTCAATTCATGGAAGAAATGAACACAATTTTGGTTAAGAAATAGGAAAGAAAGTATGGCCACTTAGAtcatacaattaaaattaagagATAAGGTATACAATTAACATATGGTTATTGGGAATTGTGAATTTAGTTTCTAGGTAGAAAAAAATTCTAAGCCTAATGTTTACTTGTTTGTATAATTTCAAGTCTAgttcataaaaataaataaatttgtttttcACTAGCGGAAGATGTGGAGTTTAAGTCTTATTGGGTAGTCAGAAAACACTATTGGTTCGATGTGAGAAAACTCAAATTTTATCACTTAGACTTGCGATTGTACCAATTGATAAACGTTAGATTTAagattgtgttgttgttttttatgtGGAAGTTAAATTTGGTCTTTCCCGATATATGGAGGTTGCTTCAATTTCTTTTACACGTGCTTTGGTCACCGTTACTTCTATCCATTATGTtttttaaaagttgagaaagataCTTTTAGAAAAAAACTACAATTTGTAGTTTTTTGGAACGTCTTATGTGAAAATTGATATGAATTTTGGGAGTTATAGATTAAAATTGTGCAAACGTGGGATTGAGGTTTGTGAAGTTTGCGGCTAAATAATCTGAGTTAAATTTTCAGTCATGCAATTGTTGtgatttaattaatttacaaaattagatTTTATGTTTGGTTTAATTTGTAAAGTTAGATCTTTTTAATTGCTCTAAATCGCCCTCTTTATAAAATTGccatgataatttttttttgagggAATGATTGAATTTGTAAATTGCATAAATTAAACTTTTGAATCatatagtttatttttatattcttttcctaacAGAATTCtcgataaatataattataacttTCAACATAGTCTTAATTATAGGCCTAAtttttaagttattttaaaaataattatacattttaacttttattatatatttatgaaCACTTGctatcatttttttttccacGTTATTTTCCGCACGACACTTAAGGGAGATTTGAGTGAAATAACCACGACACTCAAGGTAGATTTGAGTTCATTTATTTCACGTGTTCTTCTTTGCTATTTAGTGGTGCTGTTGCTGTTTGTATTTTTGCTGTTATTGATAGGTAgtaaatattagttgatttttttttttaaaacagcTGTTTTGAATTTTTACCAGACCCCTTTCGTCTCATGTTTAGACTTAAAAGGTAAAAAAGCAATTCCGAAAATTGAAAAGAAATGGTGACTTTAAAGACTGTTTACACTATATAATAATGTCAAGCTTGCCCTAATTCTAGTTACAGAATTACAATACACAACCTGTTATTGGGTTACTGATATATATGTAGGCTCTTGGCTGTTTCTTATTTGGAGGCATccattaaaagataaataaaataaaaatgaaataagcgAGTATATTATAAGAGTGTCAGTCAGAAATTAAGGGGGAGAAATGATTAAGCATCATCTAACCCAAGATTATACAATAGTAGGTAGCTAAGCTAAGCTAAGCTAGGGTTTGTTATTATTGtagcataataataataatatttctagggATTTAAGCAAATATGAGCCTGTGATATATATAGCAATAGAGTGAGGCCATTTTTGTAGGAATCTACATTATTATATCAatgcatatgctaattaaaagcTGTGGTACCAACCCCAACCCCAACTATGAGCCATATCCAATTTCTTTGTCTATAAACATCTAATACTCAATTAAAAAAAGATTCATCTCATCTTAAAACTAACAGTTAGGAAACAAACCCTATTCTGCTTGTGAGTAGGAAGAGTAGACATACAGCATTCACATTTACTACAAGACAACATAAACCAAACTAGATCTAAACCCCTAGTTGAGTTGGCTGCAAATGCAATTCACTTTGTCCTAATTTGTTCAAATTTGCTAGCATCGGGGCTGAGTTCAATTTGGATTAAATCGATTATGACTCTCAACTTTATGTCtaagaaatcaattgaatcaaaAGTTTAAATTAATCGTTAAAATCTAataatagcttttattattatttctaatATTTTTCACTCATGGGAATGCTCCATGTGCTTGAAATGTGTATAATAGAGTTTCATTTTATTAGGTGTTGAAATTTAACAAATAaggttgattcaaaaaaaaaaaggttgtcACAATTCGAACCATCAACTACTTGATCTAAGCGCTCTCATACaatattaattaactaattgaattaaaagtctGAACTaatagtgaaagatcaattattattattattatcatcatcatcatcatcatctcgGACACTTCATTGGTAATTTTGACTATTAATTCCATACTTAGGGTTGTCAAAATGGGTTGATAGTGATAAACAGGTTCGTGTCAAAACTGATTCGTCCCATTTAATAAATAGATTATACCACATAATCCCTTAACTGATTTAAaagtattaaaattaaatatggttAGATATGAAACATGAACtatgtttttttaaaatcaaagaactatattaaaaaaatctaaatacaAAGTTTCAGTAGATCCTCACATAGAATAGGTTGCTCAGGTTAAGAGATGAACAATCTTATTCACAGAACGACTGAAAAAACTGACCCTAATTTCATTAAAAGaggaataaaaactttttacaatCATCTAATATAAGTATAGACCGATCGAAAATAATTTTGTTGAAATGCTCAATGGCCACAACTATATCCAACCCCTTACACTTTAACCAATTGAGGGCCGCATAAATCCATATTGTCTCACATTCTCTAAGTAAAAAAGACAAGAAACATAAACATGTTGTTATCAAGTACTacttggtatatatatatattaggctGGTTACAGACAGCACAACATTTGAGCAGACTGATTGTTTATTAGGTCATGTTTCATTTTGACAGTTAAAATAGTATCATTAAAAGGCTAGGTTTGTTACGGGGTAAAATCAATCCGCTCAATTATTTTGTATTAGACTgtgataaaattgattttgtttaataatattaGAATAAAATTGTATGGTTATTAAAGGTAAATATATACCTTTTTTAGTCAGCCTTTAACTTTATTGGTTAGTAACAGTTATGGTCTGAATTGTCTCTTCAATGATATTATGTATGTATATTCTTTCTTTGGCTTCATCATGCTTTACATGGCTTCTTGGGCTATTTGCCTCTGtgcttgtgtttttttttggtgTGACATGACAACTGATAATTCATTTGTTgaaattctattttattttgctCAATTTTGAATTGCATCTTCTAAAATTTAcacattaatataaaatatatgattaaaaccttaattattataaatttgagtttttaattcaatt
The DNA window shown above is from Euphorbia lathyris chromosome 1, ddEupLath1.1, whole genome shotgun sequence and carries:
- the LOC136205792 gene encoding protein SHI RELATED SEQUENCE 1; its protein translation is MAGLFSLGGGSGGGSGSNQDRRNNNPPPTEIPQENWFWYKNDDIPPYKGFELWQQQEFLHQRHQNPQQDLYSSAAGLGVGPSRSSINVSDESSSRSAFMMMRSSSGGTTGGGGGEGTRSCQDCGNQAKKDCIHMRCRTCCKSRGFDCQTHVRSTWVPASKRRERQQQLQTIQQQQLHLGRENPKRLRENPTSNSSLACTDRLGLEVGNFPPEVSSSAVFRCVRVSGFEENEDQYAYQTAVTIGGHMFKGILYDQGPENTYIPPAETSSGGGSGGVQPLNLIQGGNNVTSISPSAGVTSGSSSAAAFMDPSSLYPTPLNTFMAGTQFFQNPRS